A genomic segment from Gavia stellata isolate bGavSte3 chromosome 6, bGavSte3.hap2, whole genome shotgun sequence encodes:
- the CCDC126 gene encoding coiled-coil domain-containing protein 126 — protein sequence MFLTLSRKNMSQKLSMFLLVFGIIWGLMLLRYTFQYPRRQSSAELRGQILDLSKRYVKALAEENKNLMNGGGGASMAGYADLKRTIAVLLDDILQRLVKLENKVDYIVVNGSATNTTNGTSNQVPVTSNKRVKPASNIR from the exons ATGTTTCTAAcgctttcaagaaaaaatatgtcCCAGAAACTAAGTATGTTTTTACTAGTTTTTGGAATCATATGGGGTTTGATGTTGCTACGCTACACTTTTCAGTATCCAAGACGCCAAAGCAGTGCCGAGTTGCGTGGACAGATATTAGATCTAAGTAAACGATATGTCAAAGCactggcagaagaaaataaaaatttaatgaaTGGTGGCGGTGGAGCCTCTATGGCAGGATATG CTGATCTTAAGAGGACGATTGCTGTTCTTCTGGATGACATCTTACAACGCCTCGTGAAATTGGAAAACAAAGTTGATTACATCGTTGTGAATGGCTCAGCAACAAATACCACTAATGGAACTAGCAATCAGGTGCCAGTAACTTCAAATAAACGTGTAAAACCAGCGAGCAACATTAGATAG